The proteins below come from a single Prochlorococcus marinus CUG1415 genomic window:
- the lipA gene encoding lipoyl synthase: MREYNLIKQEKILRLPSWIKFPISKASEFEKIQTLIKKSNIHTICEEARCPNRAECYASGTATFLLGGSICSRSCAFCQVNKGRPSSINIDECIQVAEAVKVLNLKYVVLTSVARDDLPDHGANLFISTIDEIRKIDSTIKIEVLTPDLWGGGKNFDETNNLQTERLKMILEKDPICFNHNLETVERLQKEVRKGANYKKSLSLLKKSKDFAPHIQTKSGIMLGLGETLDEIKNTIYDLKKIDCDQITIGQYLRPSLNHLAVKKYWEPSEFQYLYRFSKAIGFKKVSSGPLVRSSYHAG, translated from the coding sequence ATGAGAGAATATAATCTAATCAAGCAAGAAAAAATCTTAAGACTTCCTTCCTGGATAAAATTTCCTATTAGTAAAGCTTCAGAGTTCGAAAAAATACAAACACTAATCAAAAAATCAAATATTCACACTATTTGTGAAGAAGCAAGATGTCCAAATAGAGCAGAATGTTATGCCTCAGGAACAGCTACTTTCTTACTTGGTGGATCGATATGTTCTCGTTCTTGTGCTTTTTGTCAGGTAAATAAAGGTAGACCTAGTTCTATCAATATAGATGAATGTATTCAAGTCGCCGAAGCAGTAAAAGTACTAAATTTGAAATATGTTGTGTTGACATCTGTAGCTAGAGACGATCTTCCTGATCATGGTGCAAATTTATTTATATCCACAATTGATGAGATTAGGAAAATTGATTCAACAATAAAAATAGAGGTTTTAACTCCTGATTTATGGGGTGGGGGCAAAAATTTTGATGAAACGAATAACCTTCAGACAGAAAGGTTGAAGATGATTTTAGAAAAAGATCCAATTTGTTTTAATCACAATCTTGAAACTGTGGAAAGACTACAAAAAGAAGTTAGGAAAGGTGCAAATTACAAAAAATCCCTAAGTTTACTAAAAAAGTCAAAAGATTTTGCTCCTCATATTCAAACTAAATCAGGCATTATGTTAGGTCTGGGCGAAACATTGGATGAAATAAAAAACACAATTTATGATCTTAAAAAAATAGATTGTGATCAAATTACTATTGGCCAATATTTAAGGCCCTCATTAAATCATTTGGCAGTTAAGAAATATTGGGAACCATCAGAATTTCAATATTTATATCGATTCTCTAAGGCAATAGGATTTAAGAAAGTATCTTCTGGTCCCCTAGTTAGAAGTAGTTATCATGCTGGTTAA
- the recR gene encoding recombination mediator RecR: MITYTKPLSKLIGHFEKFPGIGPRTAQRLALFILKQPESTIRDFSKALLEAHINVGRCKKCFNLTSDDECEICRNTERDQKLICVVAETKDLLALERAREFKGVYHVIGGLISPMDSVGPELLEIRSLVERVSKSEIDEIILALTPSVEGDTTSLYIGKLLAPFTKVTRIAYGLPMGSELEYVDEVTLSRALEGRTKLN; the protein is encoded by the coding sequence TTGATTACATATACCAAACCGCTTTCAAAATTAATTGGTCATTTTGAGAAATTCCCAGGGATTGGTCCAAGAACAGCTCAACGATTGGCCCTGTTTATTTTAAAACAACCTGAAAGTACAATAAGAGATTTTTCAAAGGCTCTGTTAGAAGCTCATATTAATGTTGGTCGTTGTAAAAAATGCTTCAATTTGACTTCAGATGATGAATGTGAAATTTGTAGAAATACTGAAAGAGACCAAAAACTAATTTGTGTAGTAGCAGAAACCAAAGATTTGCTTGCTTTAGAGCGTGCTAGAGAATTTAAAGGTGTTTACCATGTAATTGGCGGTTTAATTTCCCCAATGGATTCTGTTGGTCCTGAACTCTTAGAAATAAGAAGCTTAGTAGAAAGAGTTAGTAAGTCTGAAATTGATGAGATCATATTGGCATTAACACCCAGTGTTGAGGGAGATACAACAAGTCTTTATATTGGAAAATTGTTAGCCCCTTTTACTAAAGTTACTAGGATTGCATACGGCCTCCCAATGGGCAGTGAGCTTGAATATGTGGATGAAGTTACTCTTTCAAGGGCCTTAGAAGGAAGAACTAAACTAAATTAG
- the psbP gene encoding photosystem II reaction center PsbP: protein MKNIKFNPFKYLFLIFLCLTLSACSGGLNAGLEAYQSPDGRYAFLYPTGWSRVKVDGGPEIIYHDLINSNETLSLVISDVNKEVQLEQLGSPSEVGQTLIEKVIAPEGSGREVKLINSKKREASNHIFYDLEYSLNLNEQVRHELATVVIDRGTLYTFAVGTNEERWNKVDGMFSNVIESFNFLI, encoded by the coding sequence ATGAAAAATATTAAATTTAACCCTTTTAAATATTTATTTTTGATTTTTTTATGTTTAACACTTAGTGCTTGTAGTGGAGGTCTCAATGCAGGATTAGAAGCTTATCAAAGCCCGGACGGAAGATATGCCTTTTTATATCCAACAGGGTGGTCTAGAGTAAAAGTCGATGGAGGGCCTGAAATTATTTATCATGATTTAATCAATAGTAATGAGACATTAAGTTTAGTAATTTCTGATGTAAATAAAGAAGTTCAATTAGAGCAATTGGGAAGCCCAAGTGAAGTAGGTCAAACATTAATAGAAAAAGTCATTGCCCCCGAAGGCTCAGGTAGAGAGGTGAAACTGATAAATTCTAAAAAGAGGGAAGCGTCGAATCATATTTTCTATGATTTAGAGTATTCATTAAATCTAAATGAACAGGTCAGACATGAACTTGCTACTGTCGTAATTGATCGAGGAACACTTTATACTTTTGCTGTAGGGACAAATGAAGAAAGATGGAATAAAGTTGATGGAATGTTTAGTAATGTAATTGAATCATTTAACTTTCTAATATAG
- a CDS encoding ABC transporter ATP-binding protein, with product MRSKNNQIPIIRLYLNLIEERRLLFFAFFSSIINKILDLAPPVIIGLAVDIVVKEQNSWISGFGIKEVPAQLIFLAFASGIVWSGESYFEYLYSVLWRNLAQLSQHKLRIKAYEHIQELDMDFFENDNTGRLLSILNDDINQLERFLDQGANQIIQLFITVLIIGGTMIFVAPKIALFAFFPIPIIFLGSIKFQRKLAPKYRDVRNKAGLLASRLNNNLSGILTIKSFTKEKWELNRLNKESLAYQRSNKAAIKLSSAFIPLIRFAILFAFIAILLIGGFQTWNKTLNVGTYSFLVFITQRLLWPLTTLGHVLDDFQRSMASIDRVIDLIDTPIKIKDGKIKIEPKDIKGEIIFNNVNFNYPGRDLTLKNINFKIEKNSTLGIVGLTGSGKSTIIKLLLRIYDSNNGSITLDGISIKEINLRNLRKCISLVSQETYLFHGSVQENIAYGSINPSFKDIIKASKIAEAHKFIEQLPDGYKTIVGERGQRLSGGQRQRIALARAVLKDAPILILDEATASVDNETEALIQKSLSKITKERTTIVIAHRLSTIKNADNIIVIDKGKIVESGKHENLLDQNKTYADLWNVQVGI from the coding sequence ATGAGGTCTAAGAACAATCAAATTCCAATAATTAGACTTTATTTGAATCTTATTGAAGAGAGAAGATTATTATTTTTTGCTTTTTTTAGTTCCATAATTAATAAGATATTAGATTTAGCCCCCCCTGTAATAATTGGTCTTGCAGTGGATATCGTTGTAAAGGAACAGAATTCATGGATTTCTGGTTTTGGGATAAAAGAAGTTCCAGCACAATTGATTTTTCTTGCATTTGCATCAGGAATAGTTTGGTCTGGTGAATCTTACTTTGAATATTTATATTCGGTTTTATGGAGAAATTTGGCTCAGCTATCGCAACATAAACTAAGAATAAAAGCTTATGAGCATATACAGGAATTAGATATGGATTTTTTTGAAAATGATAATACTGGAAGACTATTATCTATTTTGAATGATGATATAAATCAACTCGAGAGATTTCTAGACCAAGGGGCTAATCAGATTATTCAATTATTTATAACGGTGTTAATAATTGGGGGCACTATGATTTTTGTTGCTCCAAAAATTGCTTTATTTGCTTTCTTTCCTATCCCAATCATATTTTTAGGATCAATTAAATTTCAAAGAAAGCTTGCTCCAAAATATAGAGATGTAAGAAATAAAGCTGGACTGTTGGCATCAAGACTTAATAATAATTTAAGTGGAATTCTGACCATTAAAAGTTTTACTAAAGAAAAATGGGAACTAAATAGATTAAATAAAGAAAGTCTCGCTTATCAAAGAAGTAATAAGGCTGCAATAAAATTATCTTCAGCTTTTATCCCCCTTATAAGATTTGCAATATTATTTGCCTTTATAGCAATTCTATTAATTGGAGGTTTCCAAACATGGAATAAGACACTTAATGTAGGTACTTATAGTTTCTTAGTATTTATTACACAAAGACTATTATGGCCTCTAACTACTTTGGGACATGTTTTAGATGATTTTCAGAGATCTATGGCATCAATAGATAGAGTAATTGATCTTATAGATACTCCTATAAAAATAAAAGATGGAAAAATAAAAATTGAACCTAAAGATATTAAAGGAGAAATTATTTTTAATAATGTAAATTTTAATTATCCTGGACGAGATTTAACTTTAAAAAATATAAATTTCAAAATTGAAAAAAACTCAACATTAGGAATTGTTGGTTTAACAGGTTCCGGGAAAAGTACAATAATAAAACTACTCCTTAGGATTTATGATAGTAATAATGGCTCAATAACCTTGGATGGCATTTCTATTAAAGAAATAAATTTGAGGAATTTAAGAAAGTGCATATCTTTAGTAAGTCAAGAAACTTATTTATTTCATGGTAGCGTACAAGAAAATATTGCATATGGCTCAATTAACCCAAGTTTTAAAGACATCATTAAAGCGTCAAAGATTGCTGAAGCTCATAAATTTATTGAACAATTACCAGACGGTTATAAAACTATAGTAGGAGAAAGGGGGCAAAGGCTCTCAGGAGGCCAACGCCAAAGAATTGCCTTGGCTAGAGCTGTTTTAAAGGATGCTCCAATATTAATATTAGATGAAGCTACAGCCTCGGTTGATAATGAAACAGAGGCTTTAATTCAAAAATCATTATCTAAAATCACAAAAGAAAGAACCACTATAGTAATAGCTCATAGATTAAGCACTATAAAAAATGCGGATAATATTATTGTTATTGATAAGGGTAAAATAGTTGAAAGTGGGAAACATGAAAACCTATTAGATCAGAATAAAACATATGCAGATTTATGGAATGTTCAAGTAGGTATTTAG